The region TTAATGGGTATGTATTATCTGCTACCAGCGCTCCCTCCCAAATTCCCTCCCACAAGAAACGAAAAGGCCAGCCTCACAATGCAGTAAACAAACGTCAGCGCAAATGATTACTTGTTAGGTCTTGTCGGCGTAGCAAGGTTGCGACGCACGTTGCCAGTCGGCGTGGCATCCCACTGCTCTAGTGTTCATACCCCTTCTTGAGAGCCTTTGTTATTTACCATTTCTCTACATTTGCACACCTGCTAGCAAAACGTAATAAACCACACTTCTCGTCACCTTGTCGTGCTTGCTGACCTTGGCTTTCCGTCACAGTGCGAAACAGATCGAAGACGGTACTGTTGCTCCACCAATTGCACCCGCAAAGCCCAGCCACCGCACTCGCTTTTAGTATCTCGACTGCAGTCTGGTACACACCTCCTGTCATAGATTTCATTTATCACACTCTAACTTATGTGTAGACTAGGCTGCCTTTCTCCAAACTTCATGAGCGTCTAGCAGCTAGATGCAGATCCTACACGGAAGAGTAATGTGTGTTCAGCTGTATCCGCTACCACGTCGTTACAATAATAGCAAGACACAGGCGGGGCACAATGACAGTGTCAGGACTGGGCACCTTTACAATGACTTTGTCAAGATTGTGGATGAAGCCAGAATTCGGACTTGCCATAGGTAAACAACCACCCCATCACCATCTCCTTTGACTTGCACTGTACAATTTGGGGCGTTCAATTCGATTCTTTTTCTAATAAGATGTGCGGAGATGGGAATGCCATTTCCTTTAGGATAGCGATTTTGATCGGGGGCATGCATTATAGTCAAATGAGCCTAGCTTTGTAGATCAAGCTCTATGTATGTAAAAAGTTCAATCATATACTAAATTGAGAGTCTTCGTGTACGGTTGAAGTACATATAATACTGTTTGGTGACGCTTATCGGGAAGAGCGGAGGTCATGATATGTGTTTGGGAATGGTCTATAGGGGCTTGCCAGGCTACCATGGTGGTCTACCGCATTCATGTTCTACTCTAAACGGCAACACCTCCACTGTTCTTCTGCCTAGGTTCTCCCGCAGCCTCAAATGTTCCATTCGCCAATCTCCTTAGCCCCTGTGCACTGCTGCCGGTGGGAGCACTCCACGTCACATTGGCACCCAAGTTCTTCAAGAACGCAGTCGTGCCATTGTCAAAGCCATACTCGAAACTTACCTGGGCAGGCACCAGCTGATCGTGCATCCTGGGTGCGGCGAGCGCCTCCGCGGTCGTCATGTTGCCATCCAGAATGTTGATCAAGTTCTGAACAGTAGCGGTAATGATGCGCGAACCACCTGCTGCACCGATGGCCACGTAAAACGCGTCTGCAAGGGTAGAGTTCAGGTGTTCAACAATGACAGGCGAAATTGAAGACAAAGGTCGCTTTCCTGGGCGGATGAAGTTCGCAGCGCTGGGAATGAAACCAAACGAGTTTGACTGACCAGGGATACTGAAGTCGTTCATCTGGCAGTTCATAATCACACCCGTTTCGGGTACCACGAACCTGCTGCCGAAGAGGAGGTTGACAGTTGTGGTGAGAGTGATGGCCATTCCACTTGCATCGGCGCTGACGACATGAGCGGTTCCTGGTGTCTCAAGGGACTCGAGACCAAGGGGGTTGTAGTAGGATACTTCAAAGGTCTTGTTGTCGTAGATTTTGCTACGGATCTCCTTGGCTGTGGCTTCCGAGTGTATCTGCTCTTGGTACTTGTCCATGCCTTTTACGAAGAAAGGGTCGCCGAGCTCGGCGCGCAAGGCGTAGGCAAACTTCATGCTTTCGTCAAGGCGGTGCGTGGTGAGGTTGATATTGGATGGGTCGCCAACATTGGAGTAGCCTTCCATGAATTTCAGGGTTGAAAGAGCGACATCGCCACCAGATGGAGCACCACAAGCTGTGAGTTTGTAGTTACGGTAGTTGATGGTTGAAGGTTTGCGAATCGCGACTTTGTAGTCGGCCAAGTCTTGGAGTGTCATGGTGCCATTTGATGCCTGAAGCGCGCGGATGGTAGCTTCTGCTATGGGCCCCTTGTAGAACGCATCAGGGCCTTTATTGGCCACGGTTTCGAGCGTGTCGGCAAAGCGCTTGCGCGTAATGGTCTCGCCGAGCTTCAAAAGCTGACCGTTGGGTGCGAAATCGATGGCGAATTGCTTGTCATCGACCAAGAAGTTGGATCCGGCTGTGGCGGTCGCAGAAGCCATGTACCTGACCAAGTCTTCATTGACCTTCCAACCATCCCTGGCGACTTTGACAGCCGGAGCAAGAACCTTGGCCCAAGGTAGGGCACCGTAGTGCTCGTGGAGGTACTGAAGGCCGCGGAGCTCGCCTGGGACGCCAGATGCAAGACCGCCAGTGATACTGGCATTTACGTTGTTCTTGAACATGTCCTCGTAAGCAGCGGCTGGGGCCGTTTCACGGAAGTCAATAAACTCATATGTGCCGTTCGGTGCTCGGACAAGCATAAAGCCACCCCCACCGATACCTGTAAGTGAAAGATCAATACACAATATCTGATAATTTGCAGCAATTCAACTTACCAGAATGGTACATGCCGATAACCCCCATGCATACTACAGTACCCACCATGGCATCTGCAGCATTGCCACCAATTTTCAGCAGATCGGTACCAATGTGACTGCAGATTTCATTCCCCGATGCCACTGCACCTAGCTTCCCTTCTGCAAGAACAGGAGGCTTGTTACCGGCTACCGGGCTACCTAAAGCACTCTGCAGCGTCAAAAGACCCACCACGCATTTGGTTAGGGATCCACGCGCCATGGTGTCCGCAGCGCAACGTTCTCGAAAAGATGAAGGAAGAATAAGGTCAGCAACCCAGCAACGTAGCGAAGACAATGAGCTCGTCACTGATACTATTTATGTACGGACCCTCCGCTGAGTAGTCGGTCACCGCTTTCATAAGCAACCAACGATAGTACCATGAATTTCCCCGCACGGCGAGACTAGTAGCGACTGGACAGATGGGGAGGCTACGACGGTA is a window of Pyrenophora tritici-repentis strain M4 chromosome 2, whole genome shotgun sequence DNA encoding:
- a CDS encoding Ggt, Gamma-glutamyltransferase, encoding MARGSLTKCVVGLLTLQSALGSPVAGNKPPVLAEGKLGAVASGNEICSHIGTDLLKIGGNAADAMVGTVVCMGVIGMYHSGIGGGGFMLVRAPNGTYEFIDFRETAPAAAYEDMFKNNVNASITGGLASGVPGELRGLQYLHEHYGALPWAKVLAPAVKVARDGWKVNEDLVRYMASATATAGSNFLVDDKQFAIDFAPNGQLLKLGETITRKRFADTLETVANKGPDAFYKGPIAEATIRALQASNGTMTLQDLADYKVAIRKPSTINYRNYKLTACGAPSGGDVALSTLKFMEGYSNVGDPSNINLTTHRLDESMKFAYALRAELGDPFFVKGMDKYQEQIHSEATAKEIRSKIYDNKTFEVSYYNPLGLESLETPGTAHVVSADASGMAITLTTTVNLLFGSRFVVPETGVIMNCQMNDFSIPGQSNSFGFIPSAANFIRPGKRPLSSISPVIVEHLNSTLADAFYVAIGAAGGSRIITATVQNLINILDGNMTTAEALAAPRMHDQLVPAQVSFEYGFDNGTTAFLKNLGANVTWSAPTGSSAQGLRRLANGTFEAAGEPRQKNSGGVAV